In the genome of Primulina eburnea isolate SZY01 chromosome 13, ASM2296580v1, whole genome shotgun sequence, the window CATACAGGGTGGTGTCTTATTTTCTCCCCATTAAAATAATAAAGCAATTGGGACAGATTGAGCACTACAAAAGGCGTCTTTATTCCTCATAACAAAAATCACTGACTTACAGATAATCTCTCCTCAGTAAAGTTGGAGCTTCTAAATATGGAAGCTCGTTAAAGATTTGGGCACTTGCCCATGTTCATATGTGCATCGACAATCTGTGTCGCCGCCAGCACTCGAATGGCGGCAGCATAGCCATATATTTATGCCTCACCACCACCTCCGCAGCACATTGAGCACCCACATTATCACTACGAGTCACCACTTCCACTACTAAAGAAATACTACTTCAAGTTGTTTCCATCATCAAAGCATGTTGAGCTCCCTcactatctttttttttttcaaaaataattggATAGGTTTTTAACTTTAACTTAAAAGTTAATGGGGCCAAGTATTATCATAGCATTATGCAACTCCAATCGATCAAGACATGATGCTTGATTGATTAGAGGGGAGTAAGAATTGTCATAGCATTATTGTACTCCCCTTGATCTCCTTTTAACCTTCttgtcatttaaaaaaaaatgatgttcATTTGCTCAAAACATGTAATTCAATCgtcttattatattattttaaaaaaatatatatgtacagagaaaaaataaattttcacaATCTAGTATGACAAAAGAGTACTCTCGCAGTAAGACGTGGAGTCATGCCATAAACATATCTTCAATTATGTCATAGATTGAATTGGGATACTTAAGAGCCAAAGGAGCCAACAATACCCTAATGAGTCACATCAATTTATCTCAACACATGAATTCATTTGAGATGGtctaaaaaatcaattttgtgagataatATTCTATATAAGTCACAaaaaactattactttttatgaaaAAAGTATTgtcttttttaatataaatattaacatGATTGACTCACGAATAAAGATTCGAGAAAACACCTCTCAAGAGATATGCTATTTCAAAGAGCTAAAATATATAGAAACTAATTTTCTACCCTTAATTTTGCCAATAAGATTAATAAATTCATACAAGGTTCTAAATtcgtaaaaaaaaaatgggGTAAACAACAGCTTGCAAAGCAATGAAACAAGTTACAATTTTACAGAGAGACACACTCGTTAAAAACTAAAAGCAATATCACATGCTGCAGAAACCACACATTTCCCACATCATTACATTCCGGCACAGTAATTTACAAAAGAATAACACATGCTTACTTGGGGATCGGATAAACAAATAAATTGAACAAATAAACTTAATTGACATCATCTCGGCTTTCCAAAAGTGTCTGCGTCAAGGGATCCGGCTGTCGTGCCTTTGGAGGATCAGAATATTCCGACTGTGAAACGGTGATGAAAATCTGCATGAGGATCGTAATTAGGGCCAAGAAAACTGCAAAAGCAGCGACTTCTGTCCATGAGAATGGACACCATTCAAAAACTGTCACAGCGGTAAAAATGAGGATGCATGACCAGAAGACGACAACCTGAGTAAATTGAGTTATTTTAGTATGAAATTTTAAAGCAGCAAGTGAAATCATTTGCACATCGGTTTCCCATGTAGAAACATTTTTTTACCAGTAAAGATTTCTTTGGTCTACCAATGTCATGGCGTATGTTCTCACCGAACGTGTCTTTGGCAAGATGTCCATCTAATAAAGCATCCTGGTTTATGAGAAAAACTTTCACTATCAATTTAGGAGAAAGCAGATAACTGATaagtattttattaatttgcacATAAATGAGTGTGGATCCCAGTCATTGCCAATACTAGTGCTTTGGCAGCCAAATTTtctcaacatataaaaattgtAGAAAGCATCACCTTTGCTACCCAAATATCTTTGCACCATTGTGAAATCTCACTGCCTGTTTCAGGCAATTCTTGCATTAGACATCGTTCAATATGTACGTGTACCTGCATTAACATATATTAGAAATAAACAAAGTTTCTGGGAATTTGGAACCCAATTTGCTCCATAAATTTTCCAATCCAAATGACAGAAGAAATGAGGTGTCCTAAGGTGAAATAAATGGGAAGCCTTTGTTCGCTATTAAAAAAAGAATTCTATTGTTGATATTTACTACTAAAAATAATACATGTCTGATGCGTAGACCTGAGAGATTCAGGAAGCAGATGAGAACGCTAGCTTTGGCTTTTTATATAGATGTGAATATCTTGCAAAATTTCAAAGTTGGCTTACCACAGAAGAGCGTCCCCTGAAAATTCTCAACAGTGTTGGTCGTGGCTCACTTTTTGGGATAGCCACTGTAATGTTGTAGATAACAGGAACGAATGAGCGTAAATGAGTTACTGCTGCAACAAAACCCTGGACAATAATAACAAGGAGAAAATAATGTTTAAGCACTATCTTAAAATATCGTCCAAATATGCACGTGGATCAGACATATATGCTAAGGTTTGTAGAGTCGAAAGATAATTGTTTGAAAGAGAACAACAAAAATAAGTTGGAATTCGGTTCTGACTCCTAGAACATTTTGATGATGTCCAAAGTTGGACATGAAACCAAAATTTCAGTCATAGGAAAAGTTAGGACCCAAATCATTGAGAGGCTGAAATACCTAAACTCATATGAAAAACTATTATTCTAAAATCTTAACATAAGAATGACCTGATTCAGTCTAAGTTGGAATAATACATCTTCAAAATCTGAATTTTGTACTTTCCGACAAAAATTAATGACCATAACCTTAGTACGAGGAATCAAAACGTTTCTTGGAACAGGCAACCCAGCAGACATGGCATAGTCTTGGGCTGCTAGAAGCTTTGCCTCCGTAAACCGTGTTCCTTCAACAAAAAGAGCCAACCAAAATGGCATGGGAAAATCATTTAGCCCTTCAAATCCTGACTGCATAGTAAAAGACGAAAGATAAGAATTAATAGGCACTACGCTGTGATTAATATTCTATATTCTAGATGAAAGAACTGTTCAACACACACCTTCAGTGTGCTCTCATCTTTGGCCCAATTTCTCTCAAGAAAAATATAGCCAGAAAACCACATTGACCAACCTATAACCTGTATTTGTTTatgtaaattgtgatttataaaaGTTGATCTCAACACAACGAACACCTCAATCCAAGTATATTCTGATTACTAGGTATTTGTTAGAAGAAAATGTAAGAAGATATTTATGCGAGATTATCAATTCTAGCCAGAAGAGAACACCCGTATAGAACTTCATTCATAGAGTTCAAAAAACTGATGAATGAAAAAACTCACAGGCAGGAACTTTGCTTCTTTCTTAATTATAGCTAGTGCGCTGCCAAGGCAACCCGCACGCTGCCAAATTTAAAACGAGAAACAGCCATTAAAAAATAGTAATCCCGCGCATGGAGATGTAAACTCTAAGTGTTTAATCACAGGAAAATATGCATTTGATGGAGTTATGGTTAAGGGATTGATACCGCATAACCGCGTAGCTGTGAATCAAGATGTTAAATGACTACACTATCATGGAGAATGTATGAAACTTCACACATGGAACTCTTCACGTTACAGAAATATGGAACTTTTTCGATCATTCAGTGCCCTGAAGATTTATAATATTGTTTACTTCGAATTTTATGGAGTAAAGTAAAGAAACTAGATTGGCCAActcataaattttaattatctgttATAATATCCATCACCAGTATATTATATTTGGTGTGCCACTTGGTATAAATTGAGTGAAGTATTCTTTATCTGATTTATGCTCACGGGCCTAGAATCTGTCCGTAACTGTAGTTACACAAATTCCAAAAATTTGACTATTTCATTTAGCCTATAATACCCGACTTGGGAAGAAAAGGATTATCAGGTTTTATTCAGAAATtaagtaaattaaaatatttttggaaTTGATTTCCATCACAAaagttaattaattaggatATAATTAGTGAAAACATGAAGTTTTAAGTCAGATGAGTAAAAACCTGAGCTAAGACCCATCCGACAATCCAGTCAATATCACTTCTGTGGTTACAAATGAGAAGAGCGTGTTCTTTACCTGCGATTAGCAGAAAGTTTATATACCAATTTGACGGACTTTCTTAAGCATaacaaatttatttgaaaatgcAAACAAAAAAAACTTGCATGCTTGGAATCCAGCAGAAGGCACTAAAAATTTTGTTACCCAGTAATTCAAAAGTTTCTTGATCTGCATACAGCTCAACCTGTCCACAAATAGTCAACCAGTCATATAGTTGATGTAGAATGTAATGGTACAAATGACAAAGTGTACCTCGttgttgattttatttcatttttattgGAAACTGCAGAATACCTTAATGTTTGCCCACCAGTCAAG includes:
- the LOC140810918 gene encoding 1-acyl-sn-glycerol-3-phosphate acyltransferase 2-like isoform X1 is translated as MAVAAAVILPIGLLFLVSGLIINLFQAIVFILVRPLSKSAYRRFNKIIIELLWLEPIWLLDWWANIKVELYADQETFELLGKEHALLICNHRSDIDWIVGWVLAQRAGCLGSALAIIKKEAKFLPVIGWSMWFSGYIFLERNWAKDESTLKSGFEGLNDFPMPFWLALFVEGTRFTEAKLLAAQDYAMSAGLPVPRNVLIPRTKGFVAAVTHLRSFVPVIYNITVAIPKSEPRPTLLRIFRGRSSVVHVHIERCLMQELPETGSEISQWCKDIWVAKDALLDGHLAKDTFGENIRHDIGRPKKSLLVVVFWSCILIFTAVTVFEWCPFSWTEVAAFAVFLALITILMQIFITVSQSEYSDPPKARQPDPLTQTLLESRDDVN
- the LOC140810918 gene encoding 1-acyl-sn-glycerol-3-phosphate acyltransferase 2-like isoform X2, whose product is MAVAAAVILPIGLLFLVSGLIINLFQAIVFILVRPLSKSAYRRFNKIIIELLWLEPIWLLDWWANIKVELYADQETFELLGKEHALLICNHRSDIDWIVGWVLAQRAGCLGSALAIIKKEAKFLPVIGWSMWFSGYIFLERNWAKDESTLKSGFEGLNDFPMPFWLALFVEGTRFTEAKLLAAQDYAMSAGLPVPRNVLIPRTKGFVAAVTHLRSFVPVIYNITVAIPKSEPRPTLLRIFRGRSSVVHVHIERCLMQELPETGSEISQWCKDIWVAKDALLDGHLAKDTFGENIRHDIGRPKKSLLIFITVSQSEYSDPPKARQPDPLTQTLLESRDDVN